The DNA segment TTAACACATGAACTTCAAGATCTGAATATTTGAAATTCAAGAGCAATGATGCCTTTTTCAGGACGAGCTCATAAAGCTGTTTTATGTTATCAATGGGGATCTGGCCATAATATGTTCTGGTCAGGTAATCAAATGGTTTGATCTCGGTTTCATAATCAAGGCTCAGGTAATTTTTCGTTTGTAGCGCCAGGTCATTCATGTTCAAAAGAACGTCTGTTTTATAATTTCCAGCTAGTTTTGTCGCCGCAGTTTTGTCTATAAAACCACTGGCGGTAAGACTATCCAGTAAAGAAAGCTGCTGTTGTTTGTAATAAGGAAATTTATCATGGTACGTGATCAGGGCGCTGATGTCGTCCATCATTTGGCGGTGACTTACCCAGGAGATGATCTTCCTTCCGTTATTGAACCTATCCTCCATTCTCGTATCCGCCGAATCAAGCAAACCTGCTTTCTTAAAAATAGTCAGCCATCCTAAATAAGGTTTGACCTGTCTAACCCGCTCATCCTCCAGCGCTTTTGTATCGTTATCGAAAGAAACGCGAAACTCAATCGTGCTGTCCCTGTAAAGTGGCTCCATAGCCGGGCCAAAGTAGGTTCCAAAACGATCAGCTAATATTTTTGTGGAATCAGTACCAGAAACTCCGTCCCGGTAAAAGCCGGCCGCCGTATACAGGAAATTGAAAACATCCGTACGGGTTGGAAAATTACCGGCAAGGAAACGCTCTTCCCTGATGGCATATTCCTTTTCAAAATCGGGTTTTAAATTTAAGAGGGAATCAAAATAGCTGATGGGAAAAATTCCCCGGCCGGGAAGGATATCTGTAAAAGATTTCATAAAATAGACCGGACAACGGGCCTCGTCCAAAAAGGCTTTATCGAAGCCTTTGTATACTTCTAAAGGTTTTTTCTCTGCAAAACGGAGCAATTCGGCCTTTCCTTTTGGCGTCAATACCTGCTGATCGGATAGTGATTGTGCAATGCGATTCAGTTCATCTCCAGATAGCCGTTGTGCAAATCCAGTATGGTATAGTAATATCAATAAAAAGAATATCGTCGCAATGCGGGCAGGCGTTTTAGAACTCATCAATTAATTTTTTTATAGGCATGGATCAGGATCCGTCAGCAAATTAGCCAAATATTTCCAGGAATGAACGAAGCTTCTATTCCTAATTTTTTATTTCTTTGTAAAACATGAGCGTTTCCCTTAAACAAATTTACATTATTGGATGTAGTAGCATCATTCTGGCAATTTTAAATCCCCGGCAAGTCTTTAGTCAGCAAAACAACCTGGACAGAATCACATTGAGATGGGATTCATTCCTTAAGCGGAGTAATAGTAAACGTAGTTACATTGCTTATACGGCACACCAGACGATGCATAAATATAGGGCCACACAACGTGGAAACCAGCTCTCTCTTAAATTTGAAGTAGGGGTTACATTGGATACGTTGCAAACCTTCCTGGATCCAAACAAATTAAAAAGTCTGGATGCTTCGGGTAAAAAAGCATTGTTAAATCATGAACAGGGACATTCAGATCTGGCCATTATCTATGGCAGAATGCTTTATAGCCGTTTATCTAAAGGAAAGTACAGCATCGCTAATTATAAGAATGAGGTGAAAAACATCTACGATTCCCTGATGAAGGAATTGGCCGGACTCCATAAAAAATATGATATGGAAACAGAGCACGGGCAATATGAAGAGGAGCAGCAGAAATGGGATTTGTATTTTAAGAAGGGATTAGGCCGAAAATTTTAGCCTTGCAAAGCCTGTTGTTTCTCAGGAAGTTATTTCTGTCTTACCGCAATTGCTTTACCCTTGTAATAGTTGCTTTATCCCTGGATTAGTTGTTTCAGCAGGTGTTTATAGTTTTTCCCTAAAGGCAGTTGCGTCGCGTTTTTAAGGTATATGGTGTTTCCTTCAATATAATGCACAAACTTCTTGTTTAAGATGTAGGATTTATGAATCCTTACAAAGTTTTCAGCCGGCAGCTGACTTTCAAAGCTACTCAAGGTTCTCGGCGTAAGTAGAAACCGTTGTTCTTCCCAGACCTTTACATAGTTCCCCAGGCTTTCCAGATAACAGATTTCATCCAATCGAAGCAACACAAATTTCTTATCAGATTTGATATAGATCTGCCCGGGTTCAGTAGCCACATTTGGAACTGGGCTTGCTGTTGCGGTTCCAACGTTAGTTTTTGTTCCAGCGTTACTTTTTAAAGTATGCTCTGCGAGTGCCCGGTTTACGGCTTTTAAAAAGCGGTCAAAGTGAAAGGGTTTTAACAGATAGTCACAAACATCCAGATCGAAACTCTCCAAAGCATGTTCTTCATAGGCAGAAGTAATGATGATCAGGGGACGCTGTTGCAATGTTCTTAAAAAATCCAGGCCATTCAGCTTAGGCATCCGGATATCCAGAAAAATGAGGTCTACCGTATTCTTGCTTAAAAACTCCAACGCTTCTGTCGCCCGGTAACACTGTCCGATGTTCGCTAAAAAAGAGACATCTGATAGGTATTTCAAGATCACATCGTGTGCCAGAGGTTCATCATCAACGATTAAACAGCGCATGCTCATAACAGGTTCAGGTATAATTCCGCCTTAAAAATAGGTTTATTTATTTCTGTTTTCAGCAGGTGTTCGCCAGGATACAACAAAGCCAGCCTTCTTTCCAGATTTATCAAACCAATGCCCGGAGTTTTTCCGACTGCCGGTTGCTCAAATGAATTTTCACAGCTGAAATAAAGTACTCCGGCTTTACATTTCAGGAAAAGCTTCAATACCGCGCCCTCTTCTGCTGGCTCGATGCCATGCTTAAAAGCGTTTTCTACAAAAATGATCAACAGTAAGGGTGCAATGGGCTGCGCTTCATTGTCGATATCGATCACAAATTCCAGGCTCAGGTTCCTCCTCAGCCTTAGCCGTTGCAACTGTATATAATCCTGGATATATTTTACTTCTTCCGCAATTCCCACCAGATCTTCTTTACCTCTGTAAATCACGTAACGCATCAATTCAGAGAGCTGGAGAATGCTCTCCGGCGCTTCTTTTGCCTGTTGCAGACTTAATGCGTACAGGTTATTCAGCGTATTGAAGAAGAAATGCGGGTTCAGCTGTTGTCTCAGCAAATCCAGCTCTGTCTGTGTTTTTTCCTTTTCCAGTGCAACGATCCGGCTGTTTTGCCTTGCCCATTGCAGGGCCAGTACGATGGGCAGACTGACCACCATAATTCCTGCCGCTGAAAACGCATTTTCCATTTTAAAAGGATTGCTGGAAATGGTTTCTCCCATGAGGCTGTTGATCGGCAGGCTGATTAGAAATTGCCCGAGGACAGGATATAAAAGGGCTACTGTGGCCAATAGGCTCAACGCATACATCACCCTTCCCTGTTCTTTTAGAATTCTGGAAACCAGAAAATGACTGTTGATATAAAACAACAGGTAACCACAGAGGTACATCAATAGAAACTGAAAGCTATAGCTCAGGAAAGTCCAGAAGTTATGGAAGATCAAGCGGAAGTTCAGTTCGAGGTAAATCAGGAGGTAACCCTTTTCCAGGTACTCCGGCTTTTCCAGTGAAGAAACACCCATTGCACCCAGCATCACCGAAACCAACACCAGACTGAGGAGGATGGCGCCGTCCAGATCCAGTCTTTTTAGCCAGTTCACATGCTTTACCTGCAGTTGATAGTAACGGTTAACCTCCAGTATCACTTCCAATACCAGTGCAGAAATACCAGATACAAAGATGACGCCTTCAAAAAAGCCCCAGGGTTTTAGCCAGATCGTGAGGAGCGTACTGACCGGCAGACAAACACCAAAACAAATCAGCCAATAACCGATATAGCGTTTCCTGCTGAAGCGGGCCTTTAACCCGGCTTTATGCCAGGAGAAAAGCAGTGCAGGAAGCTGAGCCATACCAAAAACAAGAATTCCTTTAAAATAGTTGCTCCAGCTGGAATCGGCCTCTTCCAGGTTGTAAAGAATGGCAATCCAAAGGACCAGACCTACAAAAAAAAGAAATTCCTGATGCCGGAAGATCCGGTTTGATTTAGCTGATAATTTACTCATAAACACTTAAAGAGGTATAAAGGAAGGCTGAATATGTGGCAACTACAAATCTTAATGACAAACGTCCTGATTTTAATGATGAAGGTAAAAGAATGCGGATATCAGTCAATAATGGCCGTTCATCACGACACTTCCCTCCTTCCTCACTTATAATTGCTCGGCCTTCCCAGCCCTGCTAATTTACATCCAATTCATACCAACACGATTATGTACAGATT comes from the Pedobacter sp. FW305-3-2-15-E-R2A2 genome and includes:
- a CDS encoding DUF922 domain-containing protein — encoded protein: MSVSLKQIYIIGCSSIILAILNPRQVFSQQNNLDRITLRWDSFLKRSNSKRSYIAYTAHQTMHKYRATQRGNQLSLKFEVGVTLDTLQTFLDPNKLKSLDASGKKALLNHEQGHSDLAIIYGRMLYSRLSKGKYSIANYKNEVKNIYDSLMKELAGLHKKYDMETEHGQYEEEQQKWDLYFKKGLGRKF
- a CDS encoding LytTR family DNA-binding domain-containing protein, encoding MSMRCLIVDDEPLAHDVILKYLSDVSFLANIGQCYRATEALEFLSKNTVDLIFLDIRMPKLNGLDFLRTLQQRPLIIITSAYEEHALESFDLDVCDYLLKPFHFDRFLKAVNRALAEHTLKSNAGTKTNVGTATASPVPNVATEPGQIYIKSDKKFVLLRLDEICYLESLGNYVKVWEEQRFLLTPRTLSSFESQLPAENFVRIHKSYILNKKFVHYIEGNTIYLKNATQLPLGKNYKHLLKQLIQG
- a CDS encoding histidine kinase, with amino-acid sequence MSKLSAKSNRIFRHQEFLFFVGLVLWIAILYNLEEADSSWSNYFKGILVFGMAQLPALLFSWHKAGLKARFSRKRYIGYWLICFGVCLPVSTLLTIWLKPWGFFEGVIFVSGISALVLEVILEVNRYYQLQVKHVNWLKRLDLDGAILLSLVLVSVMLGAMGVSSLEKPEYLEKGYLLIYLELNFRLIFHNFWTFLSYSFQFLLMYLCGYLLFYINSHFLVSRILKEQGRVMYALSLLATVALLYPVLGQFLISLPINSLMGETISSNPFKMENAFSAAGIMVVSLPIVLALQWARQNSRIVALEKEKTQTELDLLRQQLNPHFFFNTLNNLYALSLQQAKEAPESILQLSELMRYVIYRGKEDLVGIAEEVKYIQDYIQLQRLRLRRNLSLEFVIDIDNEAQPIAPLLLIIFVENAFKHGIEPAEEGAVLKLFLKCKAGVLYFSCENSFEQPAVGKTPGIGLINLERRLALLYPGEHLLKTEINKPIFKAELYLNLL